In one Rhopalosiphum padi isolate XX-2018 chromosome 3, ASM2088224v1, whole genome shotgun sequence genomic region, the following are encoded:
- the LOC132926573 gene encoding mannose-1-phosphate guanyltransferase alpha-A isoform X2, with amino-acid sequence MLKAVILIGGPSKGTRFRPLSLDVPKPLFPVAGLPVVQHHIDACYRLGQKRSSIPGDDSKSNVGKYCVAEVLLLGYYGDDELADFLLTATQSYPTLRIRYLREPDALGTAGGLYHFRDTILAPLDNNEGEQVQAFFVMNGDVCADFPLDEMLHMHFTNNSHQSQHQQKQPVLITVMATETTRQQSVHYGCMVVDKETNIIQHYVEKPSTFVSNTVNCGVYLCSPRLFETIADIHLEMLNSNGNGNQQHTASNKNNINQQQQQKPTEERVAAAMVMWMEQDVLRRLAGESGSSCSNINSGGDGSGRIKKDAICGGVALAATTRNWWSQLKTAGAAIYANRHYLSLRQQRERLLQRESVIDLPLPSPVKCRLATADPKGGYSTIGNVYVHPSAQVHPTALLGPNVSVGEGACIDQGVRIKESIVLQDAVIGQHSLVMHSIIGRRAKVGAWCRVEGSAACSDPNPNVAYAKMTPQLPLFNALDGRLNPSITILGCGVNVESEVVLLNSIVLPYKTLTRSYKNEIIL; translated from the exons ATGTTGAAAGCCGTGATATTAATCGGTGGCCCGTCTAAAG GCACTCGATTTCGGCCGCTTTCGTTGGATGTACCTAAACCGTTGTTCCCCGTGGCTGGCCTACCTGTTGTTCAGCACCACATAGATGCATGTTACCGCTTGGGTCAAAAACGGAGTTCAATTCCTGGAGACGATAGTAAAAGCAACGTTGGCAAATACTGTGTCGCTGAGGTGCTTTTATTGGGATACTACGGAGATGATGAACTTGCAGACTTCTTACTTACAGCTACTCAGAGTTATCCAACACTGCGAATTAG GTATCTCCGTGAGCCTGATGCTTTGGGTACAGCTGGTGGCCTATATCATTTTCGTGATACGATTCTCGCTCCATTAGACAATAATGAAGGTGAACAAGTGCAGGCATTTTTTGTAATGAATGGTGATGTTTGCGCTGACTTTCCATTAGATGAGATGCTCCATATGCACTTCACTAATAATAGTCACCAGTCACAGCATCAACAAAAACAACCAGTGTTAATTACTGTCATGGCTACTGAAACCACTCGCCAACAATCTGTTCATTATg GTTGCATGGTTGTAGACAAAGAAACAAATATCATACAACATTATGTTGAAAAGCCATCTACATTTGTTTCAAATACAGTGAATTGTGGTGTTTATTTATGTTCCCCACGGCTATTTGAGACTATAGCAGATATTCATTTAGAAATGCTAAACAGTAATGGAAATGGTAATCAACAACATACCGCTAG taataaaaataatattaaccaacAGCAGCAACAAAAGCCAACTGAAGAACGAGTTGCTGCTGCCATGGTCATGTGGATGGAGCAAGATGTGCTACGTAGGCTGGCAGGAGAATCTGGAAGTAGTtgtagtaatattaatagtggTGGTGATGGCAGTGGTAGAATAAAGAAAGATGCTATATGTGGTGGAGTGGCACTAGCAGCAACCACACGTAACTGGTGGTCCCAATTGAAAACAGCTGGTGCAGCAATTTATGCAAATCGTCACTACTTATCATTGCGCCAACAACGAGAACGATTACTGCAACGGGAGTCAGTAATTGATTTGCCATTACCTTCACCGGTAAAATGTCGTTTGGCAACTGCAGATCCTAAAGGTGGATATTCAACAATTGGGAATGTATATGTGCATCCATCAGCCCAAGTGCATCCAACTGCATTA cTAGGTCCAAATGTAAGTGTAGGTGAAGGAGCATGTATTGATCAAGGTGTACGTATTAAGGAGTCTATTGTACTACAAGATGCTGTCATTGGTCAACATAGTCTG gTGATGCACAGTATCATTGGTAGACGTGCTAAAGTTGGCGCCTGGTGCCGTGTAGAAGGTAGTGCAGCGTGCTCAGATCCCAATCCTAATGTGGCATATGCCAAAATGACACCTCAGCTGCCCTTATTTAACGCCTTGGACGGTCGGCTCAATCCATCTATAACTATACTcg GCTGTGGAGTCAATGTCGAATCTGAAGTGGTATTATTAAACAGCATTGTGTTGCCTTACAAGACTTTAACCAGAAGTTacaaaaacgaaataatattgtga
- the LOC132926573 gene encoding mannose-1-phosphate guanyltransferase alpha-A isoform X1 → MLKAVILIGGPSKGTRFRPLSLDVPKPLFPVAGLPVVQHHIDACYRLGQKRSSIPGDDSKSNVGKYCVAEVLLLGYYGDDELADFLLTATQSYPTLRIRYLREPDALGTAGGLYHFRDTILAPLDNNEGEQVQAFFVMNGDVCADFPLDEMLHMHFTNNSHQSQHQQKQPVLITVMATETTRQQSVHYGCMVVDKETNIIQHYVEKPSTFVSNTVNCGVYLCSPRLFETIADIHLEMLNSNGNGNQQHTARYTTSNKNNINQQQQQKPTEERVAAAMVMWMEQDVLRRLAGESGSSCSNINSGGDGSGRIKKDAICGGVALAATTRNWWSQLKTAGAAIYANRHYLSLRQQRERLLQRESVIDLPLPSPVKCRLATADPKGGYSTIGNVYVHPSAQVHPTALLGPNVSVGEGACIDQGVRIKESIVLQDAVIGQHSLVMHSIIGRRAKVGAWCRVEGSAACSDPNPNVAYAKMTPQLPLFNALDGRLNPSITILGCGVNVESEVVLLNSIVLPYKTLTRSYKNEIIL, encoded by the exons ATGTTGAAAGCCGTGATATTAATCGGTGGCCCGTCTAAAG GCACTCGATTTCGGCCGCTTTCGTTGGATGTACCTAAACCGTTGTTCCCCGTGGCTGGCCTACCTGTTGTTCAGCACCACATAGATGCATGTTACCGCTTGGGTCAAAAACGGAGTTCAATTCCTGGAGACGATAGTAAAAGCAACGTTGGCAAATACTGTGTCGCTGAGGTGCTTTTATTGGGATACTACGGAGATGATGAACTTGCAGACTTCTTACTTACAGCTACTCAGAGTTATCCAACACTGCGAATTAG GTATCTCCGTGAGCCTGATGCTTTGGGTACAGCTGGTGGCCTATATCATTTTCGTGATACGATTCTCGCTCCATTAGACAATAATGAAGGTGAACAAGTGCAGGCATTTTTTGTAATGAATGGTGATGTTTGCGCTGACTTTCCATTAGATGAGATGCTCCATATGCACTTCACTAATAATAGTCACCAGTCACAGCATCAACAAAAACAACCAGTGTTAATTACTGTCATGGCTACTGAAACCACTCGCCAACAATCTGTTCATTATg GTTGCATGGTTGTAGACAAAGAAACAAATATCATACAACATTATGTTGAAAAGCCATCTACATTTGTTTCAAATACAGTGAATTGTGGTGTTTATTTATGTTCCCCACGGCTATTTGAGACTATAGCAGATATTCATTTAGAAATGCTAAACAGTAATGGAAATGGTAATCAACAACATACCGCTAGGTATACTACTAG taataaaaataatattaaccaacAGCAGCAACAAAAGCCAACTGAAGAACGAGTTGCTGCTGCCATGGTCATGTGGATGGAGCAAGATGTGCTACGTAGGCTGGCAGGAGAATCTGGAAGTAGTtgtagtaatattaatagtggTGGTGATGGCAGTGGTAGAATAAAGAAAGATGCTATATGTGGTGGAGTGGCACTAGCAGCAACCACACGTAACTGGTGGTCCCAATTGAAAACAGCTGGTGCAGCAATTTATGCAAATCGTCACTACTTATCATTGCGCCAACAACGAGAACGATTACTGCAACGGGAGTCAGTAATTGATTTGCCATTACCTTCACCGGTAAAATGTCGTTTGGCAACTGCAGATCCTAAAGGTGGATATTCAACAATTGGGAATGTATATGTGCATCCATCAGCCCAAGTGCATCCAACTGCATTA cTAGGTCCAAATGTAAGTGTAGGTGAAGGAGCATGTATTGATCAAGGTGTACGTATTAAGGAGTCTATTGTACTACAAGATGCTGTCATTGGTCAACATAGTCTG gTGATGCACAGTATCATTGGTAGACGTGCTAAAGTTGGCGCCTGGTGCCGTGTAGAAGGTAGTGCAGCGTGCTCAGATCCCAATCCTAATGTGGCATATGCCAAAATGACACCTCAGCTGCCCTTATTTAACGCCTTGGACGGTCGGCTCAATCCATCTATAACTATACTcg GCTGTGGAGTCAATGTCGAATCTGAAGTGGTATTATTAAACAGCATTGTGTTGCCTTACAAGACTTTAACCAGAAGTTacaaaaacgaaataatattgtga
- the LOC132926450 gene encoding dnaJ homolog shv, whose translation MILNYIQFIVYNLLSFSILVYCHSNDYYEILNVPRTAKQNHIKSAFRKMAKQLHPDKNRDDPEASEKFSKLRNAYEVLSDERMRKDYDRCGEQCVKKDSMSAGHDPFASFFGDFGFHFDESPGQKEIPKGGTIVLDLHVSLEELYNGNFVQVTRNKPVIKPAHGTRQCNCRQEMITKQLGPGRFQMMQQNVCDECPNVKMVTEESMLEIEIEPGMKDGQETKFTAEGEPHIDGEPGDLIFKIKTTPHSVFERRGDDLYTNLTISLQDALIGFKTEITQLDGRKILIERTTVTWPGAKIRKKGEGMPNYENNNQHGYLVITIDVQFPKTDFTEQDKEDLKRILGENSINKLYNGLDGY comes from the exons CTCAAATGACTACTATGAAATATTGAACGTACCACGTACAGCCAAGCAGAATCATATAAAGTCAGCATTTAGAAAAATGGCTAAACAGCTTCATCCAGATAAAAACCGAGATGATCCAGAAGCTTCAGAAAAATTTTCAAAGTTACGAAATGCTTATGAAGTATTATCTGATGAAAGAATGCGTAAAGACTATGATAGATGTGGTGAGCAGTGTGTTAAAAAGGACAGCATGTCTGCTGGTCATGATCCATTTGCCAGTTTCTTTGGAGACTTTGGTTTTCATTTTGATGAATCACCTGGACAAAAAGAAATTCCTAAAGGTGGAACTATAGTTCTTGACTTACATGTTTCCTTAGAAGAATTATACAATGGTAACTTTGTGCAG GTAACAAGAAACAAACCTGTTATAAAACCAGCTCATGGTACAAGACAATGTAATTGTCGCCAAGAAATGATAACTAAACAATTAGGGCCTGGAAGGTTTCAAATGATGCAACAAAATGTTTGTGATGAATGTCCCAACGtgaa aatggTTACTGAAGAAAGTATGTTAGAAATAGAAATAGAACCTGGTATGAAAGATGGACAAGAAACTAAGTTTACGGCAGAAGGAGAACCCCACATTGACGGAGAACCAGGcgatcttatttttaaaataaaaacaacacctCATTCAGTTTTTGAAAGGAGAGGCGATGATTTATATACTAATCTAACTATTTCATTACAG gacGCATTAATTGGCTTTAAAACAGAGATAACCCAATTAGATGGTCGAAAAATTCTTATAGAACGAACTACTGTAACTTGGCCTGGAGCAAAAATTCGTAAAAAGGGTGAAGGCATGCCTAACTATGAAAACAATAACCAACATGGTTATCTCGTCATCACTATTGATGTTCAGTTTCCTAAAACTGACTTTACTGAACAAGATAAAGaag atctCAAAAGAATATTAGGTGAAAACTcgatcaataaattatacaatggtCTAGATGGATACTGA